One Pongo pygmaeus isolate AG05252 chromosome 10, NHGRI_mPonPyg2-v2.0_pri, whole genome shotgun sequence genomic window carries:
- the PHETA1 gene encoding sesquipedalian-1, giving the protein MKLNERSLAFYATCDAPVDNAGFLYKKGGRHAAYHRRWFVLRGNMLFYFEDAASREPVGVIILEGCTVELVEAAEEFAFAVRFAGTRARTYVLAAESQDAMEGWVKALSRASFDYLRLVVRELEQQLAAVRSGSGTTLPQAQSLPLPPSLLSAPAPVPSLPSAPAPVPVPALPLPRRPSALPPKENGCAVWSTEATLKPGPEPPPPPPRRRTSAPHGPLDMAPFARLHECYGQEIRALRSQWLSSRVQP; this is encoded by the coding sequence ATGAAGCTGAACGAGCGCAGCCTGGCCTTCTACGCCACCTGCGACGCCCCGGTGGACAACGCAGGCTTCCTGTACAAGAAGGGCGGGCGGCACGCGGCCTACCACCGGCGCTGGTTCGTGCTGCGCGGGAACATGCTCTTCTACTTCGAGGACGCGGCCAGCCGCGAGCCCGTGGGCGTCATCATCCTGGAGGGCTGCACCGTGGAGCTGGTGGAGGCCGCCGAGGAGTTCGCCTTCGCTGTGCGCTTCGCGGGGACCCGGGCACGCACCTATGTGCTGGCCGCTGAGAGTCAGGATGCCATGGAGGGCTGGGTCAAGGCCCTGTCGCGTGCCAGCTTTGACTACCTGCGGCTGGTGGTGCGCGAGCTGGAGCAGCAGCTGGCGGCTGTACGCAGCGGGAGTGGCACGACCCTGCCCCAGGCCCAGTCCCTGCCCTTGCCCCCGTCCCTGCTCTCTGCCCCGGCCCCAGTCCCGTCCCTGCCCTCTGCCCCGGCCCCGGTCCCggtcccagccctgcctctgccccGCCGGCCCAGTGCCCTCCCGCCCAAGGAGAATGGCTGCGCTGTCTGGAGCACTGAGGCCACCTTAAAGCCTGGACCCGAGCCCCCTCCACCACCTCCTCGCCGCCGGACCTCGGCACCCCACGGGCCCCTGGATATGGCCCCCTTCGCCCGGCTGCACGAGTGCTATGGCCAGGAGATCCGGGCCCTGCGCAGCCAGTGGCTCAGCAGCCGGGTCCAGCCCTGA